A stretch of Tenrec ecaudatus isolate mTenEca1 chromosome 2, mTenEca1.hap1, whole genome shotgun sequence DNA encodes these proteins:
- the SPRY4 gene encoding protein sprouty homolog 4 translates to MEPPIPQTAPLTPSSVMGQPHLDSRMPHSRLQHPLTILPIDQMKTSHVENDYIDNPGVAPPAAGPKRTRAGGPEPTPTPPRCDQDVTHHWISFSGRPSSVSSSSSTSSDQRLLDHMAPPPVADQASPRAVRIQPKAIHCKPLDLKGPAAPPELDKHFLLCEACGKCKCKECASPQTLPACWVCNQECLCSAQNLVNYGTCMCLVQGVFYHCTNEDDEGSCADHPCSCSRSNCCARWSFMGALSLVLPCLLCYLPATGCVKLAQRGYDRLRRPGCRCKHTNSVICKAATGDAKASGPEKPF, encoded by the coding sequence ATGGAGCCCCCGATCCCACAGACCGCCCCCCTGACTCCCAGCTCAGTCATGGGCCAGCCCCACCTTGACAGCCGAATGCCCCACAGCCGGCTCCAGCACCCACTTACCATCCTGCCCATCGATCAGATGAAGACCAGTCACGTGGAGAATGACTACATAGACAACCCTGGGGTGGCACCCCCTGCTGCTGGCCCCAAGCGAACCCGGGCTGGGGGCCCTGAGCCCACCCCGACGCCGCCCCGCTGCGACCAGGATGTCACCCACCACTGGATCTCCTTCAGTGGGCGCCCAAGCTCTgtcagcagcagtagcagcacgTCCTCCGACCAGCGGCTTCTAGACCACATGGCACCACCGCCCGTGGCCGACCAGGCCTCCCCGAGAGCCGTGCGCATCCAGCCCAAGGCCATCCACTGCAAGCCGCTGGACCTCAAGGGCCCTGCCGCCCCTCCCGAGCTGGACAAGCACTTCCTGCTGTGTGAGGCCTGCGGGAAGTGTAAGTGCAAAGAGTGCGCGTCCCCCCAGACGTTGCCTGCCTGCTGGGTCTGCAACCAGGAGTGCCTGTGCTCCGCCCAGAACCTGGTCAACTACGGCACCTGCATGTGCTTGGTGCAAGGCGTCTTCTACCACTGCACCAACGAGGACGATGAGGGCTCCTGCGCCGACCACCCCTGCTCCTGCTCCCGCTCAAACTGCTGCGCCCGCTGGTCCTTCATGGGCGCCCTTTCCCTGGTGCTGCCCTGCCTGCTCTGCTACCTGCCCGCCACGGGCTGTGTGAAGCTGGCCCAGCGCGGCTACGACCGCCTCCGCCGCCCCGGCTGCCGCTGCAAGCACACGAACAGCGTCATCTGCAAGGCAGCCACGGGGGACGCCAAGGCCAGCGGACCCGAGAAGCCTTTCTGA